In Pongo abelii isolate AG06213 chromosome X, NHGRI_mPonAbe1-v2.0_pri, whole genome shotgun sequence, one DNA window encodes the following:
- the LOC100458539 gene encoding melanoma-associated antigen 6: MPLEQRSQHCKPEEGLEARGEALGLVGAQAPATEEQEAASSSSTLVEVTPGEVPAAESPDPPQSPQGASSLPTTTLWSQSYEDSSNQEEEGPSTFPDLESGFQAALSRKVAELVHFLLLKYRAREPVTEAEMLGSVIGNWKYFFPVIFSKASDSLRLVFGIELMEVDPIGHLYMFATCLGLSYDGLLGDNQIMPKAGLLIIVLAIIAIEGDCAPEEKIWEELSVLEVFEGREDSVFGDPKKLLTQYFVQENYLEYRQVPGSDPACYEFLWGPRALVETSYVKVLHHMLKISGGPRISYPALHEWALREGEE, translated from the coding sequence ATGCCTCTTGAGCAGAGGAGTCAGCACTGCAAGCCTGAAGAAGGCCTTGAGGCCCGAGGAGAGGCCCTGGGCCTGGTGGGTGCGCAGGCTCCTGCTACTGAGGAGCAGGAggctgcctcctcctcttctaCTCTAGTTGAAGTCACCCCGGGGGAGGTGCCTGCTGCTGAGTCACCAGATCCTCCCCAGAGTCCTCAGGGAGCCTCCAGCCTCCCCACCACCACTCTCTGGAGCCAATCCTATGAGGACTCCAGCAACCAAGAAGAGGAGGGGCCAAGCACCTTCCCTGACCTGGAGTCGGGCTTCCAAGCAGCACTCAGTAGGAAAGTGGCCGAGTTGGTTCATTTTCTGCTCCTCAAGTATCGAGCCAGGGAGCCGGTCACAGAGGCAGAAATGCTGGGGAGTGTCATCGGAAATTGGAAGTACTTCTTTCCTGTGATCTTCAGCAAAGCTTCCGATTCCTTGCGGCTGGTCTTTGGCATCGAGCTGATGGAAGTGGACCCCATCGGCCACTTGTACATGTTtgccacctgcctgggcctctcctACGATGGCCTGCTGGGTGACAATCAGATCATGCCCAAGGCAGGCCTCCTGATAATCGTCCTGGCCATAATCGCAATAGAGGGCGACTGTGCCCCTGAGGAGAAAATCTGGGAGGAGCTGAGTGTGTTAGAGGTGTTTGAGGGGAGGGAAGACAGTGTCTTCGGGGATCCCAAGAAGCTGCTCACCCAATATTTCGTGCAGGAAAACTACCTGGAGTACCGGCAGGTGCCCGGCAGTGATCCTGCATGCTACGAGTTCCTGTGGGGTCCAAGGGCCCTCGTTGAAACCAGCTATGTGAAAGTCCTGCACCATATGCTAAAGATCAGTGGAGGACCTCGCATTTCCTACCCAGCCCTGCATGAGTGGGCTTTGAGAGAGGGGGAAGAGTGA
- the LOC100457930 gene encoding chondrosarcoma-associated gene 2/3 protein, whose protein sequence is MWMGLIQLVEGVKRKDQGFLEKEFSHKTNIIMSCEFLACWPAFTVLEEAWRDQVDWSRLLRDSGLVKMSRKPRASRPLSNNHPPTPKRFPRQPGREKGPVKEVPGTKGSP, encoded by the exons ATGtggatgggcctcatccaattAGTTGAAGGTGTTAAGAGAAAAGACCAAGGTTTCCTGGAAAAGGAATTCTCCCACAAGACTAACATAATAATGTCGTGTGAGTTTCTAGCCTGCTGGCCTGCCTTCACTGTCCTGGAGGAGGCATGGAGAGACCAGGTGGACTGGAGTAGACTGTTGAGAGACTCTGGTCTGGTGAAGATGTCCAGGAAACCACGAGCCTCCAGGCCATTGTCCAACAACCACCCACCAACACCAAAGAG GTTCCCAAGACAACCCGGAAGGGAAAAGGGACCCGTCAAGGAAGTTCCAGGAACAAAAGGCTCTCCCTAA
- the MAGEA2B gene encoding melanoma-associated antigen 2 yields the protein MPLEQRSEHCKPEEGLEARGEALGLVGAQAPATEEQQTASSSSTLVEVTLGEVPAAESPSPPHSPQGASSFSTTINYTLWSRSDEGSSNQEEEGPRMFPDLESEFQAAVSRKMAELVHFLLLKYRAREPFTKAEMLESVIRNCQDFFPVIFSKASEYLQLVFGIEVVEVVPIGRLYIVVTCLGLSYDGLLGDNEIMPKTGLLIIVLAIIAIEGDCAPEEKIWEELSVLEVFEGREDSVFAHPRKLLIQDLVQENYLEYRQVPGSDPACYEFLWGPRALVETSYVKVLHHIVKIDGEPHISYPPLHEWALREGEE from the coding sequence ATGCctcttgagcagaggagtgagcACTGCAAGCCTGAAGAAGGCCTTGAGGCCCGAGGAGAGGCCCTGGGCCTGGTGGGTGCGCAGGCTCCTGCTACTGAGGAGCAGCAGACTGCTTCTTCCTCTTCTACTCTAGTGGAAGTCACCCTGGGGGAGGTGCCTGCTGCCGAGTCACCGAGTCCTCCCCACAGTCCTCAGGGAGCCTCCAGCTTCTCGACTACCATCAACTACACTCTTTGGAGCCGATCTGATGAGGGCTCCAGCAACCAAGAAGAGGAGGGGCCAAGAATGTTTCCTGACCTGGAGTCCGAGTTCCAAGCAGCAGTCAGTAGGAAGATGGCTGAGTTGGTTCATTTTCTGCTCCTCAAGTATCGAGCCAGGGAGCCGTTCACAAAGGCAGAAATGCTGGAGAGTGTCATCAGAAATTGCCAGGACTTCTTTCCTGTGATCTTCAGCAAAGCCTCCGAGTACTTGCAGCTGGTCTTTGGCATCGAGGTGGTGGAAGTGGTCCCCATCGGCCGCTTGTACATCGTTgtcacctgcctgggcctctcctACGATGGCCTGCTGGGCGACAATGAGATCATGCCCAAGACAGGCCTCCTGATAATCGTCCTGGCCATAATCGCAATAGAGGGCGACTGTGCCCCTGAGGAGAAAATCTGGGAGGAGCTGAGTGTGTTGGAGGTGTttgaggggagggaggacagTGTCTTCGCACATCCCAGGAAGCTGCTCATCCAAGATCTGGTGCAGGAAAACTACCTGGAGTACCGGCAGGTGCCCGGCAGTGATCCTGCATGCTACGAGTTCCTGTGGGGTCCAAGGGCCCTCGTTGAAACCAGCTATGTGAAAGTCCTGCACCATATAGTAAAGATCGATGGAGAACCTCACATTTCCTACCCACCCCTGCATGAGTGGGCtttgagagagggagaagaatgA
- the LOC100456253 gene encoding chondrosarcoma-associated gene 2/3 protein, whose product MWMGLIQLVKGVKRKDQGFLEKEFSHKTNIIMSCEFLACWPAFTVLGDAWGDQVDWSRLLRDAGLVKMSRKPRASSPFSNNHPPTPKRFPRQPGREKGPIKEVPGTKGSP is encoded by the exons ATGtggatgggcctcatccaattAGTTAAAGGTGTTAAGAGAAAAGACCAAGGTTTCTTGGAAAAGGAATTCTCCCACAAGACTAACATAATAATGTCGTGTGAGTTTCTAGCCTGCTGGCCTGCCTTCACTGTCCTGGGGGACGCTTGGGGAGACCAGGTGGACTGGAGTAGACTGTTGAGAGACGCTGGTCTGGTGAAGATGTCCAGGAAACCACGAGCCTCCAGCCCATTTTCCAACAACCACCCACCAACACCAAAGAG GTTCCCAAGACAACCCGGAAGGGAAAAGGGACCCATCAAGGAAGTTCCAGGAACAAAAGGCTCTCCCTAA
- the LOC129047329 gene encoding melanoma-associated antigen 12: MPLEHRGQYCKPEEGLEAQGESLGLVGAQAPATEEQETATSSSTLVEVTLGEVPAAESSSPPHSPQGASTLPTTINYTLWSQSDEGSSNQEQEGPSTFPDLETSFQVALSRKMAELVHFLLLKYRAREPFTKAEMLESVIRNCQDFFPVIFSKASEYLQLVFGIEVVEVVPIGRLYIIVTCLGLSYDGLLGDNQIMPKTGLLIIVLAIIAIEGDCAPEEKIWEELRVLEASDGREDSVFAHPRKLLTQDLVQENYLEYRQVPGSDPACYEFLWGARALIETSCVKVLHHMLKISGGPHISYPPLHEWALREGEE; encoded by the coding sequence ATGCCACTTGAGCACAGGGGTCAGTACTGCAAGCCTGAGGAAGGCCTTGAGGCCCAAGGAGAGTCCCTGGGCTTGGTGGGTGCGCAGGCTCCTGCTACTGAGGAGCAGGagactgccacctcctcctcTACTCTAGTGGAAGTCACCCTGGGGGAGGTGCCTGCTGCCGAGTCATCGAGTCCTCCCCACAGTCCTCAGGGAGCCTCCACCCTCCCCACTACCATCAACTATACTCTCTGGAGTCAATCCGATGAGGGCTCCAGCAACCAAGAACAGGAGGGGCCAAGCACCTTTCCTGACCTAGAGACCAGCTTCCAAGTAGCACTCAGTAGGAAGATGGCTGAGTTGGTTCATTTTCTGCTCCTCAAGTATCGAGCCAGGGAGCCGTTCACAAAGGCAGAAATGCTGGAGAGTGTCATCAGAAATTGCCAGGACTTCTTTCCTGTGATCTTCAGCAAAGCCTCCGAGTACTTGCAGCTGGTCTTTGGCATCGAGGTGGTGGAAGTGGTCCCCATCGGCCGCTTGTACATCATTgtcacctgcctgggcctctcctACGATGGCCTGCTGGGTGACAATCAGATCATGCCTAAGACAGGCCTCCTGATAATCGTCCTGGCCATAATCGCAATAGAGGGCGACTGTGCCCCTGAGGAGAAAATCTGGGAGGAGCTGAGAGTGTTGGAGGCGTCTGACGGGAGGGAGGACAGTGTCTTTGCGCATCCCAGGAAGCTGCTCACCCAAGATTTGGTGCAGGAAAACTACCTGGAGTACCGGCAGGTGCCCGGCAGTGATCCTGCATGCTACGAGTTCCTGTGGGGTGCAAGGGCCCTCATTGAAACCAGCTGTGTGAAAGTCCTGCACCATATGCTAAAGATCAGTGGAGGACCTCACATTTCCTATCCACCCCTGCATGAGTGGGCTTTGAGAGAGGGGGAAGAGTGA